The sequence ATTTGGAAGTGGTGGGCGGATCGAACTTCGGCGTTCAAACCGACAATGCTCCGGACTGGCACAACGCCGACTGCACCACGAACCTCGCCTCCGGGGTCGTCGCGACGGACACGCCGCCGAGTCCCGCTATTTGTCCCATCGGGGGCAGCGGAACGGACGCGGAAACGCCGGCCGTCGACTTTACGAACGAGACCTCGGGCCCTCCGGGGGAGATCAACATCGACGGCGTTCGGTCCATTCCGGCGGACAGGCATATTCTCGGCAAGACCATCGCGGACCAGTTGGTCGCCGCTGGGCTCGACTGGAAGAGCTATCAAGAAAGCCTTCCGCCGTCCGGCCCCGATACGGTCAACAACAGCGACGGCTTCTTCACCAACAACAGCGATCTGGGCGCGGCCCTGCCGGGAGAGGGGCAGACGCAGGACAACCTGGTCGCGCTCTACGCGGTGAAACACAACCCCTTCGCCTACTTTCGCAGCGTTCAGGAAGGCGCCGACCCGCAAAACAGCTTGAAGAATGTCGCCGATTTTGAAGGCTCGCACGGCCTCTTTGCAGATCTCAGTTCCGGCGACGTGCCGGCCTTTTCCTTCGTCGCTCCGAACCAGTGCAACGACCAGCATGGACGCGGCAACGCCGGCCCCGTCTGCGAGTTCGATCCGAACGACAACGGCACGCAGGATGGGCTGAATCCCGGTTTGATCTACCGCGGCGACGTGACGTTGCAGTTGCTTGTGACCGCCATCCACAACTCGCCCGTGTGGCATGACGGCCGAAGCGCCATCGTGGTGCTGTGGGATGAGAACGATTACAGCATCGCCCCGACCAAAAACCAAGTGTTGCTGATCGTGGACACGAACTACGGCACCCGTGGGGTGCAGAGCGCGAAGTTCTACACGCACTTCTCCTTGCTCAAGTCCATCGAAGCCGGATTCGGTTTGCCGTGCCTGAACCACGCGTGCGATTCAAACGTACAGATGATGTCGGACCTTTTTCAGATCGGAAACGGGGGACGGTGATCATGTCCACGACGGAGGCGGCCTATAGGAGGGAAGACGGAGTGCCGTCAACCTCCTGTTGTCGAGCCGGTCCCGTCCTCTAAAATCAGCGGCTTAGTTTCTGAACGACTGATTATTTATTTCTCTTGCCTCAAATGAGGCATCGATCGCCTCAAATGAGTGATTTTTGCGCCGATCATCTGTGCAGTTGTCTTGATCGATCGATCGGATCAAACGTCATAATTGTATTATAAACATTGGGAATTGTGACCTGGCCGTTTTTCGGTTCAAAAATGGCATACTTTGTGCTATAGTATCTGCGGACGTATTTGTCCACAACCATAAGGGGGGTTAGACACATGAAGAAACTCTTGATGTTGGCAGTATCCATCCTGACCGCGGCGGCATTGGCCGGTGTCAGCGTGGCGGCTGATGCGCCGGCGGCACCGGAGAAGCCAGCCAAGAAAACGGCGACTGCGCCCACGATGACCTCGGGTGAAGTGACGGCCGTGACGGCGGGGAAGAGCGTCGCCGTGAAGGACGAGAAGGGAAAGACCCACAAGTTCAGCATCTCCAAGAAGACCAAGATCGAGGGCGACCTGAAGGTGGGCGCGAAGGTGGATGTGACTTCGAGCGGTCATTGGGCGAAAGAAATCAAGGTGGCCGGCGGTGCGGAAGCTCCGGCGGCTCCGGCAGCTCCTGCTCCTGAGGCTCCGAAGATGTAAGCGGCGCTTCATCAGCGCTTCTTGATGACGGCGCACCCTGGGTTGTTCCCGGGGTGCGCTTTTTTTATGGGGGAAGGGGGGGTATTTTTTCGGAGGAGTGATTTTCGAATCGACCATTCCATGGGGACGCGGCCGGCGTGTCAACGTTACTCGTTACGCAGCGCCGTGATCGGGTCGAGCCGCGAGGCCTTCCACGCCGGATAGTAGCCGAAGGAGACGCCCACGGAAACGGCGAACAGAACGGCCAGCAGGGCCGCCAGCGGAGACGTGGACAAGGGCCAGCCGAGCATCCTCTCGATGAAGAAATCGCCGACGAGGCTGAGAAGGACGCCCGTGACGCCGCCGAAGAGGCTCAGCATCACGGCCTCGCCGAGGAACTGAAGCTGGACGGCCCGCGGCGTCGCGCCCACGGCGATGCGCACGCCGATCTCCGTGGTCCGCTGCGCCACGGAGGCCAGCATCACGTTCATGATCCCGATGCCGCCCACGAGCAGCGAAATCGAACCCACGCTGATCAGCAGCAGCTGCAGCGTCCGGCTCTGCCGGATCTGCGCGTTGATCACTTCATCCGGGCGGCGGATGTTGAAATCATCCGCCTCGCCGGGGCGAATGTGGTGCCGTTGGCGGATCAACGCCGTAACGGCCCCGATCGCCGGGACGACGTCTTCCCGGGAGGCCGCGGAGCACAGAATATCGTCGAGCCACGTGAAGCCCCGGCCCTCGATCTTCTTTTGCGCGGTCGTCCAGGGCAGGATGACGGCGTCGTCCTGGTCATAGCCCCAGGCCGTCGCGCCCTTCGGCGCCAGAACGCCGATGACCTTGAACAAGGAGCCCTGCATGCGGATGATTCGTCCGATCGGATCCGACGCGCCGAACAGCTCCCGGCGCACGGTCTCGCCGATCACCACGACGCTTTCGATATGCTTCACCTGGTCGTGCGTGAAGAACGAGCCTTCCGCGACCGGCCAGCGCTTGACGTCCACATACTCGGGGGAGACGCCGCGATAGCGGGTGTTCCAGTTGCGGTTGCCGTAGACGACCTGCAGGCTGCCGTCGACGTTCTCGGACACGCCCGTGATGAGCGGCATCTCGCGTCGGATGGCTTCCGCGTCCTCGGGCGTGAGGGTGTTTGTTCCGTGGGTGCCGTTGCGCACCCCGTTGATGTTGCGGGAGCCCGCCTCGACCCAGACCAGGTTGTTGCCGAGCGTTTGCAACTCCGCTTCCGTGCGCTCCGTGCCGGCCCGGCCGATGGCCACCACCCAGATCACGGCGGACACGCCGACCATCACGCCGAGCGCGGTCAGCCCCGTCCGCATTTTGTGGCGGGCGAGCGCCCGAACGGCCTCCGCGCAGAAGAGACTGAACCAAAGTCGCAAGTTTACTTTCATGGGAGGTCTGTCATTCTATTCTCCCGCCGTCCGACTGTCAATACGCCCGGCGCGTCTTTCCCGCTTGTCCCTTTGTCCTGTCGAGCCCAACGGTCTTCCTCCGTTCTGATCGATGCCCAACGCGTTCGGTCCGGGTATTTTTAAACCGGAGAAATTCTAAGAGGGAGGGAATTCCACCTTGGTGACGTACGAACGGAGGGCGAAGAGTTTGATGTTGTTGGATTGAGAATCATACGGATAGAGAAAAAAGCCAGGCCGGTCGTGCGCGTAATTTTGAGTGAAACCGTATAGAATCTCGCCGTCCTTGAAATGGACGACGGTTTTTTTTCCGTAAAAAGTCTTTCCGGGCTTTGAAAACCCCTTGTCTTCCTGGTATTCCTTCTTGCCCGTAAAATCCTTCACGAAAAAAATTCCCTTGAGCTCTCCGAGGGAAACGACGACGGCCGGATTCGTCGCCGGCCGATTGATCAAGGCCAGGTGAAAACTGTCCTTGTTCGTGGAAAAATCCTTGGAGATCCCCTTAAGGACCCGGCCGTTCTGGAAACGAACGACCAATTTTTCATTCAAGGCCATCGGCCATCACCCTGACTTTTTTCCCCGGAAGACGGGGAGCTCATTCTCGTTTGGAAAAAGCGAATGGGACTACGATTTGCCGCACCCCCCTATAAGAATAGCCGACAAAATTGTCTCCTGTCAAACCCGATCCTAAGCGTTTTTTGCGGCTCCGTCGGCCGGGCCGGATTTCCATAAAAAAATAAAATGGTCTTGACTCCGCCGGGGGTTCCGGTAATACTACGGATCGTCTTCGTCAGCCGCCGGCCAGCGGTTTGATTCCACCGCCGGCTCCATTGGGAAAATCGATATGCCGTTCGGGAGTGAAGGTGTCGAAGCGGGGATCGGCCTGGCTCTTTCGGGAGGAGGCTTTCGCGCGGCCCTTTTTCACTGCGGGGCGCTCTGGCGCCTGAACGAACTGGGCTATCTGCCGAAGCTGAACCGGGTCTCGAGCGTATCGGGGGGCTCGATCACGTCCGGCGTGCTGGCCTGTCAATGGACCGCGCTGCGCTTTGCCGGCGGCGTCGCCGACAACTTCGTCAGGGAGGTGGCGAATCCTCTACGGCAGTTTTGCGGCCGTTCCATCGACGGCCCTTCCATTGTGAAAGGGATGCTAAGGCCCGGGAAGCGTGTGAGCGACGCGGTCGAGGCAAAGTATCGGAGGTATCTTTTCGGGGATAAAACACTGCAGGATCTTCCCGCGAAAGATGCCCCGTTGTTTATATTCAATGCCACGAACCTGGCCACGGGCGTGGACTTCCGGTTCTCCCGATTCTACGCGGGGGACTACCGGATCGGACTGATCAAAAATCCCTCCTTCCGCGTCTCGCTCGCGGTGGCCGCCTCGAGCGCCTTCCCGCCCTATCTCTCGCCCGTGGTCGTGGATGCGGATCCCGCAAGCTTCACAAAGACCGAGGGGGCCGACCTCTACGACGAGGCCGCCTACCGGCGGCGTCTCGTTCTCACCGACGGCGGGGTCTACGACAACCTCGGTCTTGAAACCGTCTGGAACCGTTGCCAGACGCTTCTCGTGAGCGATGCGGGCATGCCTTTTGAGACCGGCGCCGGTCCGAGGACGAACTGGTACGGTCAAACCCTTCGGACCTTCGATATCACGGCCAACCAGGCCCGATCGCTCCGGAAGCGCGCGCTGGCCTATGAATACCAGTTCGGCTACCGCAACGGCGCCTATTGGGGGATCCATACGGAATTCAAGGGATACAACTTTCCGGGCGGTCTCCTCGTCTCCGCGGAAGTCATGAAGGAACTGGCGAAGATTCGCACCCGGCTGAACCCCTTCACCGAGGAGGAGCAATGCCGCCTCATCAATTGGGGGTATGCGGTTTGCGACCTCCGAATGAGACGCTATCTTGTCAAAGACTCGCCCCACCTGCCGAAATGGCCCTATCCCAAACAGGCCATGGGATGATCCCGGCGGGCCTTTTCCCCGGGTCGGGGACGGCCCGACGCCCCTTGAGATTCCCAACGGTTTTCGTTATACTTCCGTTTCTAAACCTCCGTACAAGAATGGATTGAGAGAGCGTTATGCCTCGCGGGAAGAAAAACAGCGACCGGCCGGTTTCGGGCTACGCGTTGAGCCGTCCGAGAATCCTGGCCATGGTGATGGCCGGCGGGGAAGGACGCCGCCTCTACCCCTTGACGGCCGAGCGCTCCAAGCCCGCCGTCCCGTTCGGCGGGCGCTACCGGATCGTCGACTTCGTCCTGAGCAATCTGGTCAATTCCGGAATTCACGCCGTTTATCTGCTGGTCCAGTATAAATCCCAGTCGCTGATCGAGCACGTCCGCCGGTCATGGATCCTCTCGCCCATGCTGCCCGATCATTTCGTCACGGTGGTGCCGCCCCAGATGCGGACCGGGCCGGAATGGTTTCAGGGAACGGCCGACGCGGTCTACCAGAACATCAACCTCTTCGACCGGCACCATCCCGACTTCGTGGCCGTTTTCGGGGCGGACCATATATACCGGATGGACGTCCGTCAGATGGCCGAGTTTCACCTCGAGCGGAACGCCGACGTGACCGTGGCCGCCTTGCCCGTTCCGCTCGGGCAGGCCTCCTCGTTCGGGATCATTTCGGCCGATGAGGACGGCCGGATCCGGGGCTTCGACGAAAAGCCGGAGCATCCCGCGGCCATGCCGGGCGACCCGACGCGCGCGTACGCGTCCATGGGAAATTACCTGTTCACCACGAACATGCTCACCGCCGCGTTGAATGAGGCCCACAGGCAGGGCGAGCGCGATTTCGGACGGCACGTCATCCCGCGTCTGAGCAAAACCCACCGGGTGTTTGCCTATGATTTTTTCAGCAACCAAATTCCCGGCCTCTATCCCTACGAGGAAAAGGGGTACTGGCGCGACGTGGGGAGCATCGGGGCCTATTACGCCGCCCACCGGGACCTCCTGGGGACCCAGGCCAAGTTTGAAACCTTCAATACCCAGTGGCCCATTTATTCCAGCAATTATCAAGGACCGGTGGCCAAGGTCATCCGGGGCGAGATCGAGAACAGCAGTCTGGGGGCCGGAACGGTGGTGAACGGCGCCACCGTGCGCAATTCGATCGTCCGACGGGAGGTGTGGCTTGAGGAGGACGTGGTGGTCGAGGATTCGATCGTCATGGACTACGTCAGCATTCGACGGGGGGCCCGCCTGCGCCGGGCGATCGTCGACCGTTACAACGTCCTCGATGCCGGCATGCGTCTGGGATACGACCCGGAGGAGGACCGCTCACGGCACCATCTCGATGCTTCCGGCATCGTGGTCGTCCGCAGGGGGGTCGGCGGGGATTGATTTGAGAGTCGCGACTCGCCCCCCTTGTTGACCGGTGTCGAATCGTGCTATAGTTCATGCGCGTTGGACCGCCGAAAAGATCCATCCATAATTTCGCGAGGCCGAGATGAAGCGCATACCCGTCAGCGAATTAATGACGCCCAACCCCGTCACGATCGCGCATGATGAGACCGTGGGAAGGGCGATCGAGGTCATGTCCCGCTACGAAATCCGCCGTCTGCCGATCACCCGGGACGGCAAGCTGGTCGGAATCCTCTCCGACCGCGACCTGCGGCAGCTGGGCGGCCGGCCCAGCCTCAAGCTACCCAAGGACGACCGGGATGACGCCTATCTCCGGTTGCCGGTCGAAGAGGCGATGACGTTGAACGTCATCACCATCCGCGAGAATCACACCGTGCAGGACGCGATCGCGTTGATGATGAAGCACAAGATCAGCGGCCTGCCGGTCGTGGATCGGGACGCGGCGCTGGTAGGCATCCTCTCCGAACAGGACGTGCTTAAATTTTGCCTCAGCCTTCTCGAACGGGAAACGGAACAATAAACATCCCTGCCGGGGACGGGAATCGGGACGAGCGATGAGCGCCGCAAAGGTCCGTGTCGGGGTTTTTCTGCTGGCGGTCGCCCTCCTGATCTGTTGCTCCTGCTCCAGCCGGTCCGGGCCGAGGCTGCCGGAGAGCCCGGCGGGCCGGATGGCGATTCCAGCGCCCGAGGGCTACGCGAACCGCTCGGCCGCGGCCCGAAACGAGGACGGGATGGATCACCTGCTTCGCGAGCATTGGGAAAAGGCGGCCGCCGATTTCCGTCGCGCGCTGGAGGCCGATCCGGATTTTGCCGCGGCCCATTTCAATCTCGCGCTGGCCCTGGACCGGGAAGGAAAACGGGAGGAGGCCGCGGAGCAGTTCAAGCAGGCGCTCCGGCTGGCCCCCGCCGATGCTCGAATCCGCGAAAATGAAGTTCTGAAGAAGGATCTCCAATAGGAAGAGCGTTCCCCATGGGAATCCCGCGCCCCGTTTTCCCGTCGTCCCGCGGAATGGCCGCGGGGCTTGCCGTTGTTTTGTCGATCTTCTTCTCCCCGCCCCCCGGCGCTTTTTCATCACCCCTCCAACGCCTGTACGTCGCCAACGAAGGAGCGGACAGCGTTTCGGTCGTCGATCTCGCGACCTTCGAAACCGTGGCCGTGGTCCCGACCGGCATGCGTCCGCATTACGTGAACGTGGATCCGCGCGGGCGATATTTCTATGTGACCGTCCTTTTTACCAAAGAATCGGACGATTTGCTTCAGGTTTTTGACGTCCGCACCAACGCGCTCGTGGCGTCCGTGGTGACCGGACATCAGCCGGATCATATCGTTCCGGATTATACCGGAGCGAGACTCTACGTTTCGAACGAAGCCGCGTCGACGCTTTCCGTTGTTTCGGTCCCGGAGTTCAAGGTGGTCGAGACCGTGAAGCTGAAGGGGAGGGGATCGCGCGGGCATGCCCTCACGCCGGACGGCCGCTTCGTGCTGGTCCCCGACG is a genomic window of Nitrospiria bacterium containing:
- a CDS encoding alkaline phosphatase family protein, encoding MQEMSIDDTLFRKRKFMDLKTRAATLGLLLTALAGTASAHEASVPKGIPNLDHVFVIMMENHAYGQIVDNPNAPFTNSLAKSANSATNYFAIAHPSLTNYLEVVGGSNFGVQTDNAPDWHNADCTTNLASGVVATDTPPSPAICPIGGSGTDAETPAVDFTNETSGPPGEINIDGVRSIPADRHILGKTIADQLVAAGLDWKSYQESLPPSGPDTVNNSDGFFTNNSDLGAALPGEGQTQDNLVALYAVKHNPFAYFRSVQEGADPQNSLKNVADFEGSHGLFADLSSGDVPAFSFVAPNQCNDQHGRGNAGPVCEFDPNDNGTQDGLNPGLIYRGDVTLQLLVTAIHNSPVWHDGRSAIVVLWDENDYSIAPTKNQVLLIVDTNYGTRGVQSAKFYTHFSLLKSIEAGFGLPCLNHACDSNVQMMSDLFQIGNGGR
- a CDS encoding ABC transporter permease — encoded protein: MKVNLRLWFSLFCAEAVRALARHKMRTGLTALGVMVGVSAVIWVVAIGRAGTERTEAELQTLGNNLVWVEAGSRNINGVRNGTHGTNTLTPEDAEAIRREMPLITGVSENVDGSLQVVYGNRNWNTRYRGVSPEYVDVKRWPVAEGSFFTHDQVKHIESVVVIGETVRRELFGASDPIGRIIRMQGSLFKVIGVLAPKGATAWGYDQDDAVILPWTTAQKKIEGRGFTWLDDILCSAASREDVVPAIGAVTALIRQRHHIRPGEADDFNIRRPDEVINAQIRQSRTLQLLLISVGSISLLVGGIGIMNVMLASVAQRTTEIGVRIAVGATPRAVQLQFLGEAVMLSLFGGVTGVLLSLVGDFFIERMLGWPLSTSPLAALLAVLFAVSVGVSFGYYPAWKASRLDPITALRNE
- a CDS encoding patatin-like phospholipase family protein encodes the protein MPFGSEGVEAGIGLALSGGGFRAALFHCGALWRLNELGYLPKLNRVSSVSGGSITSGVLACQWTALRFAGGVADNFVREVANPLRQFCGRSIDGPSIVKGMLRPGKRVSDAVEAKYRRYLFGDKTLQDLPAKDAPLFIFNATNLATGVDFRFSRFYAGDYRIGLIKNPSFRVSLAVAASSAFPPYLSPVVVDADPASFTKTEGADLYDEAAYRRRLVLTDGGVYDNLGLETVWNRCQTLLVSDAGMPFETGAGPRTNWYGQTLRTFDITANQARSLRKRALAYEYQFGYRNGAYWGIHTEFKGYNFPGGLLVSAEVMKELAKIRTRLNPFTEEEQCRLINWGYAVCDLRMRRYLVKDSPHLPKWPYPKQAMG
- a CDS encoding glucose-1-phosphate adenylyltransferase, which translates into the protein MSRPRILAMVMAGGEGRRLYPLTAERSKPAVPFGGRYRIVDFVLSNLVNSGIHAVYLLVQYKSQSLIEHVRRSWILSPMLPDHFVTVVPPQMRTGPEWFQGTADAVYQNINLFDRHHPDFVAVFGADHIYRMDVRQMAEFHLERNADVTVAALPVPLGQASSFGIISADEDGRIRGFDEKPEHPAAMPGDPTRAYASMGNYLFTTNMLTAALNEAHRQGERDFGRHVIPRLSKTHRVFAYDFFSNQIPGLYPYEEKGYWRDVGSIGAYYAAHRDLLGTQAKFETFNTQWPIYSSNYQGPVAKVIRGEIENSSLGAGTVVNGATVRNSIVRREVWLEEDVVVEDSIVMDYVSIRRGARLRRAIVDRYNVLDAGMRLGYDPEEDRSRHHLDASGIVVVRRGVGGD
- a CDS encoding CBS domain-containing protein, whose amino-acid sequence is MKRIPVSELMTPNPVTIAHDETVGRAIEVMSRYEIRRLPITRDGKLVGILSDRDLRQLGGRPSLKLPKDDRDDAYLRLPVEEAMTLNVITIRENHTVQDAIALMMKHKISGLPVVDRDAALVGILSEQDVLKFCLSLLERETEQ
- a CDS encoding tetratricopeptide repeat protein → MSAAKVRVGVFLLAVALLICCSCSSRSGPRLPESPAGRMAIPAPEGYANRSAAARNEDGMDHLLREHWEKAAADFRRALEADPDFAAAHFNLALALDREGKREEAAEQFKQALRLAPADARIRENEVLKKDLQ